From Cydia strobilella chromosome 3, ilCydStro3.1, whole genome shotgun sequence:
GTTGACTGCTGAAAGTGTTGAGTGACGTTGGCCCTCCTAAGGGTAGGTTGTGGGTTGCGACACGCACGCAATTAACGAGGTGAACGCTAACTATGCCGGCGGCGGCAACAGAACTGACATCCCAACACACTGTTTTACATTACAACACACTGTTTAGTTAGTGTAACCAGCACTTATATTTTCAGAGGGCAATTAGTCTTGCAGCCCTTGGATCCCTTAAGATTAAGAACCTTGTTTTTGACGTCAGATCCATTAATCGAACCAGATTATAGTTGTtacgtaaaaatttaaaattccagATAATTGgtttttaatgtatgttttatAGTTTTACATCTTTGTTTACTATAAACCACTCCCATAACCTAATCGTATTGTAGGTATAGAACTATATATAGACGATTAATTAACTAATATAGAGATTGACGTCAATACTATAAAACATGACGTTAAGATTTTCCAAAATCCGTGAAACCGGTTAATCTAGTTCTAATGGTTAATCTGCGGTTGTAAATAATGTCTAACGACGTTAATGGGTATAGCCCCGTTGTGTGTCCGGTTTAGTAACACTCATATTGGCTGGGAACGTTTGCCTTGGCTATGTACATGACCGTGGCGCCACCATGACTAGCCGATATGagatatttttttgaataatataTAAACTCATAATAAATCCTAGACGGTGAGCTCAGGCATACTTAGCATACTTAGGCATAACTACCAATCGAGCGACATGGATAGAGATACCTACAAAATTGTTTCTGGCTTCACTGGAACATCAGCCGTATGGAACGAGATTTCTAGGTAGAAATACTTATAGTGTAATTAATTGCTATTGCTTTATACCATTCTCTATCCCGTCAATGCCGCCATCATCTTATTCACTTGCACAGGGGTAGCTAATGGCAAGGAAAATTTGGATATCTTTTCCTTGGTTTGCCTTTCCTTTTACATCTTTCCATATTCATCCCTTTAGTAAGGTGCATTAGTGCATCGAAAGCGGGATagttttgaaaatggcaaatttCAAACTAGACGCACTTTCTACTGTAGCAACAGTAAGTAGGTAAGATACTCTTAGTAAACGTTGTATAGTAGCGCAAGTGTAGCGATAGTATAAATTGCCTCtggttttatagatatttgCCAATCAATTTTCGATTTTTAAAGTtccccgctttcgaagttatcccaatgcaccttactCTTCACGACTTTCGGTCTTCCGCACCACATGCTCGCAACCACACCTGAAAGTTTCTCACCTCATCCCTCTGGTAGGCCTTCCTCTTCGGCGGCTCGGAGTGAGGTCGGTCGGGGCTGAGGGCTTGGCGTGGCTGGGGCGGGGGCGGGAGCgggggcggcgcggcgagcggggagcggcgcgcggGGGTGAGGGGCTGACGGCGCGGCTCGGGCGAGTTGGCGCGCATGAAGTTGGTCAGGTGCGTGCGCTCGGGGCTGCGGCGGGGGGCTTCCACCTTTAAGGAGACATAGGGACACTATGAGGTGCAGTTCTGGGGTCGGAACTGATtttgatttcatttcatttttaacgTATGGGCAAGATACCTAATGAATAAGttaatgtatgaaataaaaaaactaactatATACACAGGCCCCCGCTCATACCCgagaaggaaggaaggaagaaGGAAGGAAGAAACTGGACAAGAAAGTTGGGGACTTTACATGCACATTTGAATTTCTTCACGGATGAATGCAAGTTTCATCACAGTGTTTTGCTTCATCGAAaatctatgaaatgaaatggtttGAAGCACAAAAAaaccaaaattataaataaattcattatgAGGAAAGTTACCGGTTCCAATTAACCCTAGGGTGCGGCATACAGGTAAGGTATAAGATAGGAATGTGGGTGCTCGAGCTCATGGCCCTCAAGTTTGTTAGAAGTGGGGGATGCTTCAATATGGATAAAAGGCGTAATATAATAATGAGGTACTTtgtaccatggttaccagtacaatttgacgctgggtttaaccggttaaccccgggttagtgggacgattgggatgatgcaagtggcgcttaaacaAGTATCGGACATAACAAGGACGTATGTTACCAGCACTAGTTATAATAAGCCCAATCTCATCGACTGTTACAAGGATTGAAACAATGTAGGTATTATGTACAACGAAAGAGGAATCGTATTGGTTGATCAAGCTATCCAAAAGTGGAATTTAAAGTACACAATTTGAatactactagcgccatctagtttgaCTTTCAGTAAAAACCAACAGTATTGTAAAACACAGACAGGTTTGGGCTCAGATGTTGGGTGATACGTCTAGGAAAAAGCTGAAAAAAATGAGTTGTGGTTAGTATGGATcacatacacaaataaataatgaataatgaatttGATATGAGCGTGAAGTgataagtatgttaagtacgaCTTGTCTGTACTCCTCTAAGAACGCCAATACTTATCACCTTTAACGTTATTGGAGTGATGGATTGCACATATGTTTTGTTTAGGCAACATTAATGAAATGAcgtttaaatgaataaaaaaatcgatttcCACCAAAAGATGCTTATCAAAATGAGCGATAACAATGGGTGTTTTATAGGGTTATTtagcaatagtagattgttaaccaagggatgaaaggcactcattcctgccgaggtgtcttggcgctcgaacgcagtgagagcgccaatagtccgaggcagaaatgatgcctttcacccgagttaaacactctacttttcatttcgaatacgaggaaagtaaaatgcatgtgttttttcaaaaacatgacgaataatacatttttatagtatttattgagggaactttcaattaaaaattcaggcaaaagtatcgttatttatggaatggagagtcaagtatcacaatggaaattgtataacaaatccatttaaactcaaatttcaattgcttatcgtaaaaaaattaaaaatatcgtacttcgaacgtaaaatgctctagtgcagacacgtatcattttctgcgcaccttttagaacaacaatgaccctctttcagagcatgagaaatgaaaagatgATTCCCGGTCAAAGGAGATGGTGCGGTACCCCATGAGTCGCTGACAAACTGGCTTAATAGCAAATCAGTTTTATAGTTTACTCAGCTATAACACAACACTTACATCCGTAATTCCGTAGCCCTCGGACTCTCAGGACCTTGCGAAACAGTTATTAGCATTAGCAGCTTTGTGGCCTCGTGAGTGAGcttcttgtacctacatattatgtacctagttgCTGCTATTCCACATATTCGGCACCTTTAACCTCCAGCAGCAGTTGGAATTAAACCCACGCTACaaccgatttaaataattttcctCCAGTCTGTCATGGACTCAGATTATCGGGGGTCGATGACTAGTTGACTACCAGCTTCTCGGCTTCCCGGTCGGTCAAGCAACACGTCTCGAGCACGAGTAGAACTAAGTCTTGTCTCAGTTTCCCAACTTATTTGTTTACTTACCTCCGTAGCCCTAAGCTCACGAACTCTAGGATTGTGCGGTGGCTCGAGCGGAGCCCGCGAGACGGTGACTAGCAGTTTCTCGGCCTCGCGGATGAGCTCGCGGTACTTGCGTTCGGCCTCGCGGTCGGCTTCCAATAACGGGTCGCGCTCGCGGACCGGTGGGGCTGATGGAGCGTGCCGGCGTCGAGCTCGTGGTGGTGTTGCTCCTAAAATGTAATTTGAATAAATCACTTCGCATGTTGTTAACCTTCATGTCAAGTATTAACAGTCAGTAGTAGGTCATAGCCATTGCTCCTGGTGCCATGAAGTCGTAGGTAAGTAGGTTGTTCCTACCAAACCCTTACGTTACCCAAACATGTATTTCGCTGTACTCAATGTACGATATATTTGGGAAGATGGCATGCCATACTCTTTAACAATAGAACTTCATAATTTTCCCATCATTTGTATTGATATCCGACTATGAATAGGTACCTATGCACACTTACCGCTCCGCCGTGGCTTTTTCCGGCCGCCATCGTCCCGACTTCGCCGTAAAAATCCCTTTAGCCAGTTTAGCCCTTATATTTCCCATCCCAAGTACCATATCCAATATCCAGAAAAACCCTCTCGTCATAGGACCAACCTATCATGAACGACTTCCGGCTGTTATAAGAAGTGAACTGTGTGACCAAACATTCAAACGCCGATTAAGAGATTTTTTGTTGGATAAACCGTTGTATTCTGTTAGTGAATTTATGAATGATGTATGATGTATTTTGACGATCCACCACAGGAGATACTATcttgacattattttgaaatcttattattctgtaattatttaatttttaaattatttttttattgattatattcTTATGACATCCTtgttttgacgatcataatatgaatTCTTGTAAATTGATatgcctgcaatttataatgtaatctgtattattaaattaatgaatctacatctaaataagtatttattttgataatataTATGTCACTCACCAGCTGATCGCGGTGGTCGTCGAGTCGGTCGTCTCCTCCTCGCCCGTCTTCGTCCCGGCGAAGCAGTCTCATCAGGCTCGTCCTCATCCCCACCATCCAGCCCTGTATCCCCATCAGAATCTATGTCGGCATCCGATAGTATAGCCGTCTCTCTCCCCCTCGTGCGCATGCCCCTGCACTCCTCGTCGCTACTCGCTCCCTCGCGGTAGTACGGAGAGCGAGAGCGAGGTTGTGGTGACAAATGGGGCGACAGGTGCGGTGACCTGAAATGGGCACAAGATCTTGTTATACG
This genomic window contains:
- the LOC134756300 gene encoding uncharacterized protein LOC134756300 is translated as MLGARLKSWMEAQLGRAKKRSKQKQRLPATTGPLPPPHLSSPESAYSTGYSTDGTSPGAPPATLAAPLVAPPPPPAPPTTHLYHEPAKRRSSVGVRRPVPEPPVVCMTPSPRPRCRIRTNPWHGATSPNPRRRPPHLLHQQSLQCPQQTPQLHHAPYSLDSHPAKFSNRSPHLSPHLSPQPRSRSPYYREGASSDEECRGMRTRGRETAILSDADIDSDGDTGLDGGDEDEPDETASPGRRRARRRRPTRRPPRSAGATPPRARRRHAPSAPPVRERDPLLEADREAERKYRELIREAEKLLVTVSRAPLEPPHNPRVRELRATEVEAPRRSPERTHLTNFMRANSPEPRRQPLTPARRSPLAAPPPLPPPPQPRQALSPDRPHSEPPKRKAYQRDEVLQTLEGLRKSLQQQSALLAVQRTRLDSL